The proteins below come from a single Caloenas nicobarica isolate bCalNic1 chromosome 23, bCalNic1.hap1, whole genome shotgun sequence genomic window:
- the CLIC4 gene encoding chloride intracellular channel protein 4, which translates to MALSVPVNGLKEGDKEPVIELFVKAGSDGESIGNCPFSQRLFMILWLKGVVFSVTTVDLKRKPADLQNLAPGTHPPFITYNGEVKTDVNKIEEFLEDVLAPPKYLKLSPKHPESNTAGMDIFAKFSAFIKNSRPEANEALERGLLKTLQKLDEYLNSPLPDEIDENSMEDITVSTRKFLDGNEMTLADCNLLPKLHIVKVVAKKYRNFEIPKEMTGIWRYLTNAYSRDEFTNTCPGDKEIEIAYSDVAKRLTK; encoded by the exons GCTGGCAGCGATGGTGAGAGCATAGGAAACTGTCCCTTTTCTCAGAGGCTGTTCATGATTCTGTGGCTGAAGGGAGTGGTGTTCAGCGTCACAACAGTTGACCTGAAGAG AAAACCAGCAGACCTTCAAAATTTGGCTCCAGGCACTCACCCGCCCTTCATCACTTACAATGGTGAAGTGAAAACAGACGTCAATAAGATTGAAGAGTTCCTGGAAGATGTTTTGGCTCCACCCAA GTACTTAAAACTTTCACCAAAGCATCCAGAATCAAACACTGCTGGAATGGATATATTTGCcaaattttctgcatttatcaAAAATTCTAGACCAGAAGCTAATGAAG CCTTAGAACGTGGCCTCTTGAAAACCCTCCAGAAACTGGACGAGTATCTGAACTCTCCTCTTCCTGATGAGATAGATGAAAATAGCATGGAGGACATTACAGTTTCTACCCGCAAGTTTTTGGATGGCAATGAGATGACATTAGCAGACTGCAACCTGCTACCCAAACTACACATCGTCAAG GTGGTGGCCAAAAAATACCGCAACTTTGAGATTCCCAAGGAAATGACGGGTATTTGGAGATACCTGACAAATGCTTACAGCAGGGATGAATTCACCAACACCTGTCCTGGAGACAAAGAAATTGAAATCGCTTACAGCGACGTAGCCAAGAGACTCACCAAGTAA